In Simkaniaceae bacterium, a single window of DNA contains:
- the secE gene encoding preprotein translocase subunit SecE translates to MAQKITPLYSAKPKKTSFAFIGGIKEEIKKITWTEKKELQYCTKIVLGTTFFFGLSVYVVDLMIRGVLHSLGLIGKWIAQ, encoded by the coding sequence GTGGCTCAAAAAATTACTCCTCTATATTCTGCAAAACCTAAAAAAACTAGTTTTGCTTTTATTGGTGGAATCAAAGAAGAAATCAAAAAAATTACTTGGACTGAAAAAAAAGAACTACAATATTGCACCAAGATTGTTCTAGGCACGACATTTTTTTTTGGATTAAGTGTTTATGTTGTGGATCTAATGATTAGAGGTGTGTTACACTCTTTGGGACTAATTGGTAAATGGATAGCACAATAA
- a CDS encoding amino acid transporter — MPESTRSGLNHTTTLGHQIGAISLIAGTCVGGGMLALPIDTAASGFFPSILSLFLSWLFMMLTGLLLVEASLWVERDAHYMTLSSRLLGRVGKYLGILLYLFMGYGSLIAYSSGGSMLLVNFTEFLFGIEMTRVGACAIFSIFFGLVIYLGTQFIGKINTILVVGMILAYFAIVAGGTSGIRLEMLQRVHFSHSIFSFPLLLATFSYQMMVPSLTSYLNRDPKALRLAIILGTTIPFVAYAIWELIVLGTVPFEGKFGLKEALIEGYSSTESLKHFVSSSWLSTAAELFAFFAITTSFLGIGLGLFDYLADLTKIKKKGGGKVALILIAIIPTLILAMMYPKAFMIALEVSGGFGDTLLSILFPVSMVFVGRYIKRYESLYTVRGGKPLLVIIACFALFVLAIQIIKL; from the coding sequence TTGCCGGAAAGCACACGAAGCGGACTGAATCATACAACGACTTTGGGACATCAAATTGGCGCTATTAGTTTAATCGCCGGGACATGTGTAGGAGGGGGAATGCTTGCCCTACCTATTGACACGGCAGCATCCGGTTTTTTTCCTTCTATTTTATCTCTTTTTCTAAGCTGGCTTTTTATGATGCTAACGGGGTTATTACTCGTTGAGGCAAGTCTATGGGTTGAAAGAGATGCTCATTATATGACGCTCTCTTCAAGATTGTTAGGCCGAGTCGGTAAGTATTTGGGAATTCTTCTCTATCTCTTTATGGGATACGGCTCCTTAATTGCCTATAGCTCCGGCGGATCGATGCTTCTTGTCAATTTCACTGAATTTCTTTTTGGAATTGAGATGACTAGAGTGGGGGCTTGTGCTATTTTTTCGATTTTTTTTGGGCTTGTCATCTATTTAGGAACTCAATTTATAGGAAAAATCAACACGATTTTAGTGGTTGGTATGATCTTGGCTTATTTTGCTATTGTCGCAGGGGGGACAAGTGGAATACGGCTTGAGATGTTACAGAGAGTGCATTTTTCCCATTCAATTTTTTCTTTTCCATTGTTATTAGCCACTTTTAGTTACCAGATGATGGTTCCGAGTTTAACTAGCTATTTGAATCGGGATCCCAAAGCGCTTAGGCTAGCTATTATTTTAGGGACGACAATTCCATTTGTTGCCTATGCAATTTGGGAGCTGATTGTTTTGGGAACCGTTCCCTTTGAGGGTAAGTTTGGCTTGAAGGAAGCTCTTATCGAAGGCTATTCATCAACCGAATCCTTAAAGCATTTTGTTTCTAGTTCATGGCTTTCGACAGCTGCCGAGCTTTTTGCCTTTTTTGCGATTACGACTTCGTTTTTAGGTATTGGTTTAGGTCTTTTTGATTACCTTGCCGATCTGACTAAAATCAAGAAAAAAGGGGGTGGGAAAGTGGCGCTCATTTTAATCGCTATTATTCCTACTTTGATTTTAGCGATGATGTACCCCAAGGCGTTTATGATTGCTCTAGAGGTGAGCGGAGGGTTTGGGGATACCCTATTATCGATTCTATTTCCCGTGTCTATGGTATTTGTGGGGCGATATATTAAGAGATATGAAAGCCTATATACTGTCAGAGGGGGTAAGCCTTTACTTGTCATTATCGCCTGTTTTGCGCTTTTTGTTTTAGCGATTCAAATCATTAAGCTCTAA
- a CDS encoding DUF1207 domain-containing protein, which produces MIERNRYFLRSFATFLFAISGMTYANQDVEFQHLDRVENVGSEESDIGLVASSERRLSLSRSDSLPGRKAESGDHYLEGYVQALIDAHYYEYNVLVLVKDKVIYLYNLPNNDLIASSIISFVEDMPDVDRVERSEKFPDKELALQEEYVGRSKIRGIWFPQSTLIYQPMIAAPLNPVNSVAYRVGDDIMGNIVVAVSLGGVFPIFRWREVFAAKGDLQFDIEGTAWSDFNMWGNNNLRDEISELVNTDYLVGFPFSYAFDKWSFRLRAYHISSHLGDEFLALRPGYQRKNPSMEALDLFTSYQFSQMFRLYVGPGWVFHSDDTYHIAPFYVEYGAEFRIPGVKSYYHQLYGDPFVAVHFRNWQEMKWSLDTTLVLGYEWSKLQGIGQKIRLFLQYHDGYSQGEFFKERTRYASLVATYGY; this is translated from the coding sequence ATGATCGAAAGAAATCGTTATTTTTTGCGTAGCTTTGCTACATTTTTATTTGCAATTTCCGGAATGACTTATGCTAATCAAGATGTCGAATTTCAACATCTTGATCGAGTTGAAAATGTAGGCTCTGAAGAAAGCGACATAGGATTAGTAGCAAGTAGTGAGCGTCGTTTGAGTTTGTCTCGCTCCGATTCTCTTCCGGGTCGAAAGGCTGAAAGTGGGGATCACTATTTAGAAGGTTATGTTCAGGCGTTAATTGATGCTCACTATTATGAGTACAATGTGCTTGTCCTTGTAAAAGATAAAGTCATTTATCTATATAACCTTCCCAACAATGATTTGATCGCAAGCAGTATCATTTCTTTTGTGGAGGACATGCCCGATGTTGATAGAGTTGAGCGGAGTGAAAAATTTCCGGACAAAGAGCTTGCTCTTCAAGAAGAGTATGTTGGCCGTAGTAAAATTAGGGGAATATGGTTTCCTCAGTCGACATTGATTTACCAACCGATGATTGCAGCTCCTCTCAATCCGGTGAACTCTGTTGCTTATCGTGTTGGCGATGATATTATGGGAAATATTGTTGTTGCAGTTTCTCTTGGCGGCGTTTTTCCGATTTTTAGATGGAGAGAGGTTTTTGCCGCTAAAGGCGATTTGCAGTTTGATATTGAGGGAACGGCTTGGTCTGATTTCAATATGTGGGGCAATAATAATTTGCGAGACGAAATTTCAGAGCTCGTCAATACGGATTACTTAGTCGGATTTCCGTTTTCATATGCATTTGATAAATGGTCATTTCGGTTAAGAGCATATCATATCTCTTCCCACTTAGGGGATGAATTTTTAGCTTTGCGTCCGGGGTACCAAAGAAAAAATCCCAGCATGGAAGCCCTTGATCTTTTTACGTCATATCAATTTAGTCAGATGTTTCGTTTATATGTTGGTCCGGGTTGGGTCTTTCATAGTGATGACACCTATCACATCGCTCCTTTTTATGTAGAGTATGGGGCTGAATTCCGCATTCCCGGAGTCAAAAGTTATTACCATCAATTATATGGCGATCCATTTGTCGCAGTGCACTTTAGAAATTGGCAAGAAATGAAGTGGAGTCTTGATACAACACTTGTTCTTGGCTATGAGTGGAGTAAGCTGCAGGGAATTGGTCAAAAAATCCGCCTTTTCCTTCAATACCATGATGGCTATTCTCAAGGAGAATTCTTTAAAGAAAGAACACGATATGCATCCCTCGTTGCAACCTATGGATATTAA
- a CDS encoding Xaa-Pro peptidase family protein — translation MAPLETRIQAIQNELSQTEIEGWLIYDFHCRNEIAMSILDIAKETHLTRPIFYWVPKAGEPILLLHRIEGHHLRHLLGKKELYLGYAQLVEKLNGILSGKKTVMMEMSEFNQIPYLGQVPAGVIDLIRSLNIKVVSSGDLLQCVINRWEEDELSMHRRAVNGLVEAYQEAFSSIRHEINRGKRPTEKDVCELISSRLTEMGLVFDGEPFCAVNANAANPHYQFEERGDTMGEGDLVLIDLWARENHMNAPYADITVMGFIGSDIPSKMQEVFSIVREAQKQTIALIQKKTAQHQPISGAEADRHCRNVIIQAGYQDYILHRTGHNIGVQLHGPGAHLDSFETVDHRCLLTKTCFSVEPGIYIPGEFGVRLEADVYIHEDGQVEVTTPIQDAFYLI, via the coding sequence ATGGCTCCATTAGAAACACGTATTCAAGCGATCCAAAATGAGTTAAGTCAAACTGAAATTGAAGGTTGGCTCATTTATGATTTTCACTGTCGTAATGAGATTGCAATGTCAATTCTAGATATTGCTAAAGAAACGCATTTGACAAGACCTATTTTTTACTGGGTTCCCAAAGCAGGAGAGCCAATCTTGTTGCTTCATCGCATTGAGGGGCATCATTTAAGGCATCTTCTTGGAAAAAAAGAACTTTATTTGGGCTATGCTCAGCTTGTCGAAAAATTAAATGGGATTTTATCGGGGAAAAAGACTGTAATGATGGAGATGTCTGAGTTCAATCAGATTCCTTACCTAGGTCAAGTTCCGGCGGGGGTTATTGATCTTATTCGCTCATTGAATATCAAAGTTGTCAGTTCCGGTGATCTTCTACAGTGTGTGATTAATCGGTGGGAAGAGGATGAACTCTCTATGCATCGAAGGGCGGTCAATGGTTTAGTCGAGGCATATCAAGAGGCTTTTTCATCGATACGGCATGAAATTAATCGAGGCAAGCGCCCCACTGAAAAAGATGTTTGTGAATTGATTAGCAGTCGATTAACTGAGATGGGGCTTGTTTTTGATGGTGAACCTTTTTGTGCGGTGAATGCAAATGCGGCAAACCCCCATTATCAATTTGAGGAAAGGGGGGATACCATGGGTGAGGGAGATCTCGTTTTGATCGATTTATGGGCAAGGGAAAATCACATGAATGCTCCTTATGCAGATATTACCGTGATGGGATTTATTGGAAGCGATATTCCAAGCAAGATGCAGGAGGTTTTTTCCATTGTTCGAGAGGCCCAGAAACAAACAATTGCTTTAATTCAAAAAAAAACCGCTCAGCATCAACCTATAAGTGGGGCTGAAGCAGACCGGCATTGTCGGAATGTTATCATCCAAGCAGGTTATCAAGACTATATTTTGCACAGGACGGGGCATAATATAGGGGTTCAATTGCATGGACCCGGAGCCCATCTCGATTCTTTTGAGACGGTTGATCATCGCTGTTTACTAACAAAGACGTGTTTTTCCGTTGAACCCGGCATTTATATCCCGGGCGAGTTTGGGGTTCGTCTCGAAGCGGATGTTTATATTCATGAGGATGGGCAGGTTGAAGTGACGACTCCGATTCAAGATGCATTTTATTTGATTTGA
- a CDS encoding SufE family protein codes for MIYISFEKKIIDLKSIFEKHEDSQDIYIQIIELGQSIPLLPEEHRVHTNRVEGCQSISYIDASFDQGKMCFRGFSDALISRGLMALMIFAYNGEPPEVILKCEPTFLRDLRILSSISLSRANGLMSMHLKMKQQALLSYAKALKPND; via the coding sequence ATGATTTACATATCTTTTGAAAAAAAAATTATAGACCTAAAATCAATCTTTGAAAAACACGAAGATTCTCAGGATATTTATATCCAAATCATTGAACTTGGTCAATCCATTCCCCTCCTGCCTGAAGAACACCGCGTCCACACAAATCGCGTTGAGGGATGTCAAAGCATCTCATATATTGATGCGAGCTTTGATCAAGGAAAGATGTGTTTCAGGGGATTTTCCGACGCCCTTATTTCAAGAGGGCTCATGGCCCTGATGATCTTTGCGTATAATGGAGAGCCCCCGGAAGTCATTCTCAAATGCGAGCCCACTTTTTTAAGAGATTTAAGAATTTTATCAAGTATTTCCTTGAGCCGCGCTAATGGACTAATGAGCATGCATCTAAAGATGAAACAACAAGCTCTATTATCCTATGCTAAAGCCCTAAAACCAAATGATTAG
- a CDS encoding MYG1 family protein has translation MHSNIILSRSCGIHNGTFHADEVTACALLLIFDLIDRDKIVRTRDEAALDHLEYVCDVGGVYHPEEKRFDHHQSEYQGHLSSAGMVLKYLYDQEIIDELKFHWLREKLVKGVDEIDNGLIQPLSGHYTFSGVIANYVPIRYDAHENEMQAAFEQALEFAIWHIQRFLDKYDYISLCKDKVQIEMTKGDKCLYFDQAMPWMEAFFELGGNDHPAEFIIMPSGNHWKLRGIPPTYDLRMNVRKPLPESWAGLLQGDLKKVTGIPGAIFCHKGRFISVWETKNDALKALALVNKSEGE, from the coding sequence ATGCATTCGAATATTATCCTTTCACGTAGCTGTGGAATCCATAATGGAACTTTTCATGCTGATGAAGTAACCGCCTGCGCTCTTTTATTGATTTTTGATTTGATTGATCGAGATAAAATTGTTCGCACGCGCGATGAAGCGGCATTAGACCATCTCGAATATGTTTGTGATGTTGGAGGGGTCTATCATCCTGAAGAAAAACGATTTGATCATCATCAGAGCGAATATCAAGGTCATTTGAGTTCAGCCGGAATGGTTTTAAAATATTTATATGATCAGGAGATCATTGACGAACTTAAGTTTCATTGGCTTAGGGAAAAACTAGTTAAAGGTGTTGATGAAATTGATAATGGATTGATTCAACCCCTTTCGGGTCACTATACTTTTTCCGGAGTGATTGCAAATTACGTTCCTATTCGATATGACGCACATGAAAATGAAATGCAAGCAGCATTTGAGCAGGCTTTGGAGTTTGCAATTTGGCATATTCAGCGCTTTTTAGATAAGTATGATTATATTTCTCTGTGTAAAGACAAAGTTCAAATTGAAATGACAAAGGGTGATAAGTGCCTATATTTTGATCAAGCCATGCCTTGGATGGAAGCTTTTTTTGAACTTGGCGGCAATGATCATCCCGCAGAATTTATCATTATGCCATCGGGCAATCATTGGAAACTTCGAGGCATTCCCCCTACATATGACTTGAGAATGAATGTAAGAAAGCCATTGCCGGAGTCTTGGGCCGGTCTTTTGCAAGGTGATTTAAAGAAGGTGACCGGGATTCCCGGCGCGATTTTTTGCCATAAGGGAAGATTTATATCTGTATGGGAAACTAAAAATGATGCTCTAAAAGCATTAGCATTAGTTAATAAGAGTGAGGGGGAGTAA
- the tuf gene encoding elongation factor Tu: MAKEAFQRNKPHLNVGTIGHVDHGKTTLTAAITKRLAEKGGASFRDYASIDNSPEEKARGITINASHVEYETEGRHYAHVDCPGHADYVKNMVTGAAQMDGAILVVAATDGPMPQTKEHVLLARQVGVPAIVVFLNKMDQIGAGDEELVDLVEMEISDLLESKGYANPTIVRGSALKALEGDAKYAASIDELMKAVDEKIPDPVREVDKPFLMPVEDVFSIPGRGTVATGRVEKGLVKINDKVQIVGLRETRDSVATGLEMFNKILDEARAGENVGVLLRGIEKKDIERGMVLAAPGTCKPHTKFKGTVYVLKKEEGGRHKPFFTGYRPQFFFRTTDVTGTVALPAGTEMVMPGDNVEFEAELINPVAMEEGMRFAIREGGRTIGAGTVTKIVQ, from the coding sequence ATGGCAAAAGAAGCGTTTCAAAGAAACAAGCCACACTTAAATGTGGGTACCATCGGTCACGTTGATCATGGAAAAACAACACTTACTGCTGCGATTACAAAGCGTCTTGCAGAAAAAGGTGGAGCGAGCTTTAGAGATTATGCATCTATTGATAACTCGCCTGAAGAAAAAGCGCGTGGTATTACAATTAACGCAAGCCACGTTGAATACGAAACAGAAGGCCGTCACTACGCTCACGTAGACTGTCCTGGTCACGCTGACTATGTTAAAAACATGGTTACGGGTGCAGCTCAAATGGACGGAGCGATTCTGGTTGTTGCTGCAACGGATGGTCCAATGCCTCAGACAAAAGAGCACGTTCTTTTGGCTAGACAGGTTGGTGTGCCTGCGATTGTTGTCTTCCTTAATAAAATGGACCAAATTGGTGCCGGCGACGAAGAGCTTGTTGATCTCGTTGAGATGGAAATCTCAGATCTTCTCGAGTCTAAAGGTTATGCAAATCCTACAATTGTTAGAGGTTCAGCTCTTAAAGCTCTTGAGGGTGATGCTAAATATGCAGCTAGTATCGATGAGCTTATGAAAGCTGTTGATGAAAAAATCCCTGATCCCGTGCGTGAAGTTGACAAACCATTCTTGATGCCGGTTGAGGACGTTTTCTCTATTCCCGGTCGTGGAACTGTTGCGACAGGTCGTGTTGAGAAAGGTTTAGTTAAAATTAACGATAAAGTTCAAATTGTTGGTCTTAGAGAGACACGTGATTCAGTTGCTACCGGTCTTGAGATGTTCAATAAAATTCTCGACGAAGCTAGAGCTGGGGAAAACGTTGGTGTTCTTTTAAGAGGTATCGAGAAAAAAGATATCGAGCGTGGAATGGTTCTTGCAGCGCCTGGAACTTGCAAACCTCACACAAAATTTAAGGGAACTGTTTATGTCTTGAAAAAGGAAGAGGGTGGACGTCATAAACCATTCTTTACCGGATATAGACCTCAGTTTTTCTTTAGAACAACTGACGTAACTGGAACAGTTGCTCTTCCTGCCGGAACAGAAATGGTAATGCCAGGTGATAACGTTGAGTTTGAAGCTGAATTGATCAATCCTGTTGCAATGGAAGAAGGAATGCGCTTTGCGATCCGCGAAGGTGGACGTACAATTGGTGCAGGAACTGTAACTAAAATTGTTCAGTAA
- a CDS encoding HEAT repeat domain-containing protein encodes MSIPRAIKWLICTQMSLVLPVVSDEADSINRVSMFFKLKDFSSAKMSCLQSLEKYPDSDKLKELNFRVSAESGQIKEAMSLIKNYPCFQHIDNYNDLSLVEALAWGVLSNVSQNSESMQLMSLIGAFFTRDARAVELILKHLRSENALLRAHAIHAVTSYRDDILKDELKTQFEREKNYFVKLDIIRAIGALQMKECRGQLKEIISSERSTDEEKFYAIASLIEMYEKLDQAEFQEMIQSSRSGLRRTACQAAAHFDFKEGVLQIFDLLNDISPDVKISALNALAMLGVDPIDPILLKNKIAQLIEDSNATISLTAEWLKVRLGLDINATAFLNWLNHEHPRTRIIAASALAMYGKSMQSEMLIQVRKHADPFVRLNLAMGLIRTNTHVSLALKEIHDVLLNAEVRLMKTTTPNPFFSAIVPSEVRHVPFIPQYPEVIDQLVRLEMLNILTMFDYKDAKKMLKQLIQNQSWTVIGTTASILLEQGELDGIDLVKELLSDTDPAVVTQAALVLAYLAKDPSVVPILEKTYEKANWELKIQILEALGRIGEKEAIPFLIRTIDEPFQLLKIIAASSLIQCLYH; translated from the coding sequence ATGAGTATACCAAGGGCAATAAAATGGCTTATTTGTACACAGATGAGCCTAGTGCTTCCGGTCGTTAGCGATGAAGCTGACTCGATCAATCGCGTATCGATGTTTTTTAAGCTAAAAGATTTTAGCTCTGCAAAAATGAGCTGTCTTCAAAGTCTGGAGAAGTACCCTGATTCAGACAAACTCAAAGAACTTAATTTTCGTGTTTCAGCCGAGAGTGGGCAAATTAAGGAGGCAATGTCCTTAATTAAGAATTACCCTTGTTTTCAACACATTGATAATTATAACGATTTATCATTGGTAGAAGCTCTCGCTTGGGGGGTCTTATCTAATGTGAGCCAAAACTCAGAATCGATGCAACTCATGTCATTGATAGGGGCCTTCTTTACTCGCGATGCCCGTGCAGTAGAGTTGATTTTAAAGCACTTGCGATCGGAAAATGCGCTTTTAAGAGCACATGCTATTCATGCCGTTACATCATATCGAGATGACATTTTAAAAGATGAACTCAAAACTCAGTTCGAACGTGAAAAAAATTACTTTGTAAAACTCGATATCATCCGTGCAATAGGTGCACTTCAAATGAAGGAGTGTAGAGGGCAGCTCAAAGAAATTATTTCCTCTGAGCGCTCGACGGATGAAGAGAAGTTTTATGCCATTGCTTCTTTAATTGAGATGTATGAAAAATTAGATCAAGCTGAATTTCAAGAAATGATTCAAAGTTCTCGATCCGGGCTGAGACGCACTGCATGTCAGGCTGCAGCCCATTTTGATTTTAAAGAGGGTGTTCTTCAAATTTTTGATCTACTCAATGATATTTCACCCGATGTTAAAATTTCAGCACTCAATGCGCTTGCGATGTTGGGTGTTGATCCGATTGATCCGATACTGTTAAAGAATAAAATCGCACAATTAATAGAAGATTCAAATGCAACGATTTCACTGACGGCTGAATGGTTGAAAGTGCGACTCGGATTAGATATCAATGCTACGGCTTTTCTCAATTGGTTAAACCATGAGCATCCAAGAACTAGGATTATCGCAGCTTCTGCCCTTGCTATGTATGGTAAGAGCATGCAATCAGAAATGCTCATCCAGGTGCGCAAACATGCAGATCCTTTTGTCCGTTTAAATTTAGCAATGGGGCTGATTCGAACCAACACACATGTTTCTCTTGCTTTGAAGGAAATCCACGATGTATTGCTGAATGCAGAAGTGCGGTTAATGAAAACGACAACGCCCAATCCATTTTTTTCGGCCATTGTTCCCAGCGAAGTTAGGCATGTTCCTTTTATCCCTCAATATCCCGAAGTGATTGATCAACTCGTTCGATTGGAAATGTTGAATATACTGACGATGTTCGATTATAAGGATGCTAAAAAAATGCTGAAGCAACTGATTCAGAATCAGTCTTGGACGGTCATTGGGACAACAGCCTCAATTTTGCTTGAACAAGGGGAATTGGATGGGATTGATCTCGTTAAGGAGTTATTATCGGATACAGATCCTGCTGTTGTGACTCAAGCTGCATTAGTTTTAGCTTATCTTGCAAAAGATCCAAGTGTAGTTCCCATTTTAGAAAAGACTTATGAAAAGGCTAACTGGGAGCTCAAGATTCAGATCTTGGAAGCATTGGGCCGTATTGGGGAAAAAGAGGCAATTCCATTTTTGATTCGAACGATTGATGAGCCTTTTCAGCTTTTAAAAATTATTGCGGCATCTTCTTTGATTCAATGCTTATATCATTAA
- a CDS encoding histidine triad nucleotide-binding protein codes for MSTIFGKIIRNELPAQKVYEDDLALAIKDIAPQAPVHILIMPKKEYRSLQSVPEKELSIIGHLVNIAQKLAKEYKIEDNYRFLTNNGELAGQSVGHMHFHLIGGDRLGPIG; via the coding sequence ATGTCGACAATTTTTGGTAAAATTATTCGCAACGAATTACCTGCACAAAAAGTGTATGAGGATGATTTGGCCCTTGCGATTAAAGATATTGCGCCTCAAGCTCCGGTGCATATTTTAATTATGCCGAAAAAAGAATATAGATCTCTCCAAAGTGTTCCTGAAAAGGAGCTCTCTATTATTGGGCATCTTGTAAATATTGCTCAGAAGTTAGCAAAGGAATACAAAATTGAAGACAATTATCGCTTTCTCACTAATAATGGCGAATTAGCGGGTCAGTCAGTAGGGCATATGCATTTTCATCTGATTGGTGGGGATAGATTAGGCCCAATTGGATAA
- a CDS encoding DHA2 family efflux MFS transporter permease subunit, whose amino-acid sequence MDAKKSSIEWKHPSLINPNGSAYPWIVLAVITLLLILSMFAVVTTAVADPVIQGAFSLSSSALTWVNTSVLLSLAVTVPVGQFLAEKKGFKLILFLGAFIFTLGMFLSAISQSLFFLIISRMITGFGTGFFVPISIAVIAKAFRPNQMPLALAIYSALGFGGGLAIAFLLGGYLAEYFSWHWIFLLSAFFGLPCIPCIWLILQETDPQDKGRFDFGGFVTYALWIASFIIIISTGKAPWNTEGWHSNFMKFFYLNFVINLILFVFIELHQPQPLFNVRLLKIRPFVLGCILLFFVGAVYFASAQSLPGLFQDYLSYSKFKSGLYMIPHGLFLGLSSAALGLVLNKTGIRIPLLLGCVILSTSCFMQNFLSIYSDHKFIISMLVLRGLGVGMTIGPVTALALIRVDKKDIANASMIVTLFRQIGASSATSLVGVFEVTRGAFHQARFMEQIGQKTPEYYRSLNQVKTHIYSQLGENSQGALEQAQGQIINVVNKQAMLAGANDGYLILGVALLSITSIVAFFMIRARLREMRMNPHLKNPSK is encoded by the coding sequence ATGGATGCTAAAAAATCATCAATTGAATGGAAACACCCTTCCCTTATTAATCCCAATGGCAGTGCCTATCCTTGGATTGTTCTTGCCGTCATCACACTGCTTTTAATTCTTTCGATGTTTGCCGTTGTGACAACGGCTGTTGCCGATCCGGTGATTCAGGGGGCTTTTTCTTTAAGTTCATCGGCATTGACATGGGTTAATACGTCCGTCCTTTTATCATTAGCGGTCACAGTTCCGGTCGGACAATTTTTGGCTGAAAAAAAGGGGTTTAAACTCATTTTATTTTTAGGGGCATTTATTTTTACCCTAGGGATGTTTTTAAGCGCCATATCTCAAAGTCTGTTTTTTTTGATTATCAGTAGAATGATCACCGGCTTTGGTACGGGATTTTTTGTGCCGATCAGTATTGCTGTCATTGCAAAGGCATTTAGACCGAATCAAATGCCCCTTGCATTAGCTATTTATTCAGCATTAGGCTTTGGAGGGGGACTTGCCATTGCATTCTTGTTAGGAGGGTATCTCGCTGAATATTTTAGTTGGCATTGGATTTTTCTGCTGAGCGCCTTTTTCGGTTTGCCATGCATTCCGTGTATTTGGCTTATTTTGCAAGAGACGGATCCTCAAGATAAAGGTCGCTTTGATTTTGGCGGATTTGTGACGTATGCCCTTTGGATTGCGAGTTTCATTATTATCATTTCAACAGGGAAAGCTCCTTGGAATACGGAAGGGTGGCATTCCAATTTCATGAAGTTTTTTTATTTAAATTTTGTGATTAATTTAATTTTATTTGTATTCATTGAACTGCATCAGCCACAACCGCTATTTAATGTCCGTCTTTTAAAAATTCGTCCGTTTGTCCTTGGCTGTATTTTACTTTTTTTTGTTGGCGCTGTCTATTTTGCATCAGCACAATCCCTACCGGGACTTTTTCAAGATTATTTGTCGTATTCAAAGTTTAAATCGGGACTTTATATGATTCCCCACGGTCTATTTTTAGGGCTTTCCAGTGCTGCATTGGGGCTCGTTTTAAATAAGACGGGGATCCGCATTCCATTGCTTTTGGGTTGTGTTATATTGAGTACCAGCTGTTTTATGCAAAATTTTTTATCGATTTACAGTGATCATAAGTTCATTATTTCAATGCTTGTTTTGAGAGGGTTGGGCGTTGGAATGACCATAGGACCTGTCACGGCGCTTGCTCTCATTCGTGTCGATAAAAAGGATATCGCAAATGCTTCGATGATTGTCACGTTATTTCGCCAAATAGGAGCTTCATCGGCAACGTCTTTAGTTGGCGTGTTTGAGGTGACAAGAGGCGCCTTTCATCAAGCGCGTTTTATGGAGCAGATCGGTCAAAAAACACCTGAATATTACCGATCATTGAATCAAGTTAAAACGCATATTTATTCTCAGCTGGGAGAAAATTCTCAAGGTGCACTTGAACAAGCGCAAGGCCAAATAATCAATGTTGTAAACAAACAGGCCATGCTTGCAGGTGCAAATGACGGTTATCTTATTTTGGGAGTCGCTTTGCTGTCTATTACATCAATCGTGGCATTTTTTATGATCCGCGCTCGCCTAAGAGAGATGAGAATGAATCCTCATCTAAAGAACCCATCCAAATAA
- the infA gene encoding translation initiation factor IF-1 produces the protein MSKKEDTIKIDGTVEELLPNMTFRVNLANGMKVLAHLCGKMRMKNIRVLVGDTVTVEISPYDLTKARIIYRQK, from the coding sequence ATGTCAAAAAAAGAAGATACAATTAAAATTGATGGGACGGTAGAAGAATTGCTGCCCAATATGACGTTCCGCGTGAATTTAGCGAATGGCATGAAGGTTCTTGCGCACCTTTGTGGTAAGATGCGTATGAAAAACATTCGTGTTTTAGTCGGGGACACCGTCACAGTTGAGATTTCTCCTTATGATTTGACAAAGGCGCGAATTATTTATCGGCAAAAGTAG